Sequence from the Notamacropus eugenii isolate mMacEug1 chromosome 6, mMacEug1.pri_v2, whole genome shotgun sequence genome:
ATTGTGACATCTTTATGAGATGTTAATTTCTTAACCGAGTCAAGAAGGGAGCATGACTTTGAATATAGGCTGACTGCGCCTCCTCCGAAGGTTTTAAATAGCAGGAGGCATTTTAATGGTAATTAAAAGTTGGAGCCAGAAGTGAAGGAAGAACCAGCCCCCTGAGAGGGAATAATTTTGGGGGTATAAGAGTACTTCTTCTACCCCAAGTCCCATTGTCACATAATTGGAACTATTCAATTACTAAGAGACAAAGCATCCAGCCAGGAAAAGCAAAACACTCTAAGAGAAGGCACTGACAAAGGAAGATCATCATCCAAAGGATGGGATAGCTTCTTGGAAGGTGAACCATGGTGGTGGAAAGAAGTGGTGCTTATAAATTCAAGAAAAGGACAGGGCTTTGAGAAATCTGCTGAGCAAGCTGACCAGAAAAGAGCTGCATCCAAAGTGAGTTGTGTGAAGACTCCACAAAAACGAAAGAACTTCCAGTACTAGAAATTGTAAATTATCCTGTACCATTCGTGTAGCACACGTGTGCCTCACTACCATTATACTCTATGTTTGAATTCAATCATTCCATGAAAACTGGGTATATTCGTGAGTGTCTGTAACCTAGAATTCTTGACGGACTGTTTTGGTACAAAATGTCCTTACCACCTTAATAAAAGCCTTTGCTAAAAATTAATGAAGTCTACTAACTGATTGTTAATGGGAAACACACTCGTGAGGACTCAGGCACTATAGCATTAGGAATAGCCACCCAAAGGTGAATCTCTAGACCCAGAGGATGTAACTGCTCTCTGGGAAAACCCGACGACGAGTAGAAGCATGAACGTGGAGATTAGCCAGACAGATTGTTTCATGTATTGTTTGTGGACAGTAGTTTGTTGATCTTTTTAACATATAATGTTTAACTTGAGTTCACATCCACAAAGGTTGTTGCATGGATGAGAAAGCAGCAAGACTGTCTCTTCTCTCGTCCTTCTCATGGAGCATACGGATGAGGATTTTTCCAAATATGATGAAAAGGAGCATTCTTAGATCTTTTGCAAGCACAGTAGAATGTTTTAAAGAGTCCAGCACCTCTATTCCtctagaagggagaaaaaaatcacaaattataTTGCTCTTCAGCCTTTTGTGTTTTTCATCCCACTACCATGTATAACCAATTGCAAAATCACTAGATTTTGTTTACAAGATTATCATGTGTTGACTTTGACTGAGGCTCTGTTCCAGTGAAACTTAAACAAGTCCCAATGAGCTGCACATTGTGTTTTTATTCCTTATCTTCTAGgtagtctggagtcaggaagacctgagttcaaatatagcttcagccacttactagttgCTTGATcctatgcaagtcatttaacctgtgtttacttcagtttcctcatttgtaaaatggagacaataacagcacctccctctcagGAGCCTTGTGAGATTGtggttatgttcatccttcattgctgaagaagaccacgccatcagagaaatgatgacatgacttgcacttgactttgttttgagtgagggagggctgtgcaggtcaccagcctcacttatcccccagagccatctgaatccagtgaccagatattcatcaggatgactggagatgacccaggatgcaatggaagacctttgCCCCTTTAGGtaaaggtctattcaggtactcacttagggtgaagtaatgcccatagcacaatgtctgacacaatatttattccttccctccctttttcttatcCCTAATATATGTAAACATCAAGAAAAATGTAATGATTATCTCCTAtgactttttgttgttttccatGAACATCAGTGTGAAGAACTCCGTTTGTAACCTCCCTCCAATAAATGGACATCAGTGATTCTGCTGCATCTGTATAGCCTTCAAACATTTTCTGGGGAATCAGTAGGGGTACTGAGAACTTAAGCAACTTGCCccttgatcacacagctagcatatgTCAAAGCAAAgtcttgaactcatgtcttcatgACTGTACagttggctctctatccattatgtaaCAATACTCCATATCAGAAATTAACTGAATTTCTTGAGCATTATGGTAACACCCCTCTCCCACTGGAACTGGTTGGAAACAACACATTGGTGACACCAAATAAATAATACTAAACTTCAATGCAGagttttcagattttaaaaaaagttctcatTTTGATGTCAGTGGTATTTTCAACTAGATTTATggacaagaaaaatttaaatacagaagaaaatctaGTCTAGTTCCTTTCTAAGGATGGAATATGAAGGCAGCAATCCTAATTACCTACCTGGTATCTGTACTCATACATACAGAATGTGTGAGCATTTCAAAgcttttttgaaatatttgataGTCTGATTCCCTACCATAAAGTTATTTCCTGATGAAATCAGTAAATGTGAAGGGAACATAGAAACTGACACATGGTCCAATGTTCTCATGCTTTTAAAAGGGGTGTTTCTAATAAACATAACCTTACTGGGCATGAACATTTTCATTCTTCATGATATATCATGAGTCactaaactgttcatattctttgctcCAGAAATACCACTTACAACTTTCCACcctaaaaagatcaaagaaagactGAAAGTACTAacatgtgcaaaaacatttctgtCAGTTCTCTTTGTGCTATCCCCAAACCATAAACTAAGTGTCCACCCATTATTAGGGAAGgccaaacaaattatggtatataatattgttgttcaggtgtttcagttgtatgactcttcatgatcccattttggggttttcttggcaaagatattggagtggttggcatttccttctccagatcatttaacagataggaaaacagaggcaaacagggttaagtcatttgcccagggttacacaactaataagcatctgaggctagatttgaactcatgaagatgtgtcttcctgattataaacccaatgctctatcctctgtgccacctacctgcccatacATCAATATAATGtgatactattgttccataagaatgAAGAAAGGGGTAATtccaaagaaacctggaaagagttggtatgaactgatgcagaaggaagtgaatagaaccaggaaaaaatgtatacaataacaaaaatgctACAAAGGCAAACAGCTTTGAAAAGCTTGAGAACTTTGATGACTGCAATaaccaatcacaattccagagaatTTCAGAGAGCTAATAATGTTGGCCACTCCCAGcaagagaagtgatggactcaagatacaGAAGGAGACAAAGACTTTTCAACATGGCCAGTGCAGGAATTTTGCAtgttattgtttttcctttctttttttctcctttaaatggGGTGAGgtatgagagagaaaataaatttttaatggaagaaactatcatatgttacaaatattttttaaagaaactgaaCACTGAAATTAAAATGACTAAGTTTGAGATGTAAGAACATACCTTCCCCCATTTTTTGTGGAGGTGGGAACTTTTAGGTGTGGATGAAATGTGTATTACATTAATTATGATCTAtatataattaatcatatttattattatataataattataatgtaataaaatacaatattaatTGGATATTATGCTCATagtttttctggattttttttctcctttggtataaagaatgactttctgagaggtaaaggagaagaaagaggtgtATTGGGGAAATTTATGTGatttagaaacaaaatatatcaaaaaaaacaaaaatcaattaaaaaataaaatcaatttaaaaaaatgtctaaCCTTAGAACCATTTACCCTATATACGTATTCACCCACACTTTGTTCATATGACCACAGGGAGCTGGATAGAGGGCTGGAATATGTGGTCAGTTTGTTTCATCATAGGTGGTTTTAGTGTTGACCAAAGATTATAATTGGTGCTTCTAGGATCCAGTCACACAACCTCACTCTGTAGATGAACTGGGGACTAGTCAGACTGATGAGCTTTTTGGTCATGGTCTGGTGCTCGGCTAAGAGGATGCAAAAAGCTATTTGATTCTATTGACCAAACAGCCCGGCTCTTCTGAGTTAACTCATATGATGGAAGTATAAtgtgaaaatgacaaaatgactCACTTACCCCTGTGTGCCCATGGGAATTTTTCTGATACAAAGACTGTTCCTAAGAGACCAGAGATCAGTTCACAGATGCATATTATCAACTGAGTAGTACTTAATAGCCCCTGAATGATGAAAATACTCAAGTGCCAGGGCACAATATGAGGGGGACTTTTGCAGTCTTTCCAAAATTTCAAATCAACTAGATAGTTCCTAGACGAGAAAAGAGAAGGTAAGTGAGAAGACTAAACTGATTCCGCATCATTTTTCTTGACCCTATTTACAATTGATTTCTTTCCTGTAACTTAAATAATGGTTCTCTGTCTCTGAACTCAGTTCAGAAATTTAGCTACCCTGTAATAAGTTAAGTTTAGAAACCTAGTTCTTCTGTTAATTCCTGTTCTATGCTTGACTCAAGAAAATTTGTTATCCTTGGGGAATACAAGTGGACACCAGGGAGGGTAGTCTAGTCTCTTTACACCACCAAGTTATACTTCAAGGATGTCTGATTTATTAACCAAAAAAGTTGGGCCCACCATCTCTGACCTTGCAGGTAGACTCAAACAATGAACTTTTCTTAgtcaaagagataagaaagaagctGTTGGTAGCCCCTCATTCTCAATTTCCAACCAGTCATAATGTCCTCCACACCACAACTCTGTAATCGTGTCCTCACCACCATGATGCTACCAACCTGTAACCAATtgtattctttcccctcctaggaatttctgttctttgttctgtcaCACTCCTCAAAAATTATAAAAGGGGAGTTTTCCGCTCAGGATCTTTGGCTAAAATGGAGGCAGCCATAGATTCATTGTCTTGGCAGGTAGCACCTCTGTTAATAAAATGTTATCTTGCTCAGAGGGAATGTTTTTCAGTCTACCTTTGTTGAATTTCATTCATGAtgttcattaattcattcttttatttattcaacaggacatttattgtctactatgtATAAGAAGTTGTTTTGGGGCTAGGAATTTAGGCGTAAAAAGTGATGccatccctgctttcaagaagtttatagaATACTGGTACTTGAAAAAAATGAACCTGAAACATAGAATTGGATGAATTcagccataaaatggaagcaaacagcagaatggattagaaaccagaatccaacaatatgttttttACAAAAAGCATACTTGAAACTGAGAGACACACATGGAATTAAAAAAGGGGGCTAGAGtggaatctattatgcttcagctgaagcttaaaaggcagaggtagcaatcataatctcagacaaagcaaaagcaaaaatagatctaattaaaagagataaacggggaaactacattttgctaaaaggtaccatagacaactaagtaatattaatactaaacatatgtggACCAAATGGCATAGtgtccaaattcttaaaggaaaaattaaatgagttacaggagaagATAATAAAACCATACTAATGGGTCAAAggacaaattatagaaacaataatttcattaaagagaatgacaacaatgagacaacattccaaaattttgGGGATATAGCCAAAATAGCACATAGGGGAAATTTTCTATCTTTAAACACATACTTCAGTAATAGAAAGAGTAAATCAATGAATTGGCACAcaactaaaaaatagaaaaacaacaaattaaaaatccccaattaaacatcaaagtGGAAATTCTGATAATCaaagtataaataaaaatgaaaggaaactattgaataaaaataaacctAGAAGCtggttttacattttaaaaacaataaaatagacaaataattagttaatgtaattaaaagaaaaaaacaaatttctattaTCAAAAATGAACAAGATGAATGCACCACCTATGACaattaaattaaagcaattattaggagttattttgtccaatCATATGCCAGTAAAACTTACAATCTGAGTGAAATGCATGAATGCTtaccaaaaatataaattactcagattaacagaagaagaaatggaatactaaaataaccctatcttataaaaggaagttgaacaagccataaatgagctccctaggAAAATGGATGGGTTCACaagagaattcattttttaaattgataatcATGTCTGAcggtttgaggttttcttggcaaagatactggaatgatttgccatctctttctccagctcatgttgttgtttttttgttcattcattcattcttccttctcaaagaggaccaagtaggtgatgtcttaacttgcaaatgaatcggatttaagtgaggcagaaccatgcaaagtcactagcctcactctctcctccagaattgttgaagtccagtgacaagacataagtcaaaatgactgacaatggccccctagctcattttatagatgaggaaacagagacaaacagggttaagtgacctgtcctgggtcacagagctagtgtctgagactggatttgaacactcactgtatgaccctgggcaagtcacttaatcatgtttgcctcgatttcctcatctatgcgggaagagaaagtagaaattGCCCACAAGAATGTAATCAACAGTGATCCTTGTAACAGAGTGCATATCTAGATATTGCTTGTTCTTACCCTTTATGGAAGGGATATTCCCATTTATCACCTCCTACAAAACATTTGGGACCCCTATAAAGAGCAAGCAATGATATAAAAAGTCCATATGATGATCCTAGGATTccaatagaagaaaatatgacgGCATTGAcattctgaaaaaggaaaaaaaaagaagttattctttttccctttgagaAGAACCTCACAAAAGTATTGGTGGGGAAAGCCACTTTTCTGACAAAATGAATGATTCCACTGATTTTTCATGTGAGtaattggtttattttatttgcaATATACCTTCCTCTCAGTAACCACATAAGGTCAATGGTACAAATATTaattgagtcattttagtcatgtctgactcttcaagactccttttggggtattcttgacaaataatggagtggtttgccatttccttctcccatttagataaggaaactgaagcaaacttacttggggtcacacagccagtaagtgtctgaggctagatttcaacttGGGAGATCACTCTTATTTTAGGACTGATGTTTTCCACTATTTCACCCTAGGACAAATATTACTATCCTGGTTTTGCAAGTGAGGAAGTTGAGATTCAGAAGTTACATActcagcaaatcactttatctctacaagcctcaattttatcatctataaaatgaggataatattaatAGTCCTATCTACCTCCCACAATTGTTACCAGGTTTAAGTGATCTAACATccaaagaatgcttcaaaaactttaaaattatgtgCCAATGCTGATCAGTTATTATTATACTGggttttgattttttccccttttccccccatCTCCCTGCTGCCTTTCTAACTCACTTGGTCCAATACCAACAGAGAGCTGGTTATCTTTCTGATCTGCCCTAGACCAACGATGTCACTGGATGTTAATGTTCTTAATTCACTTACTGAAAGTGACCTTCCAAATGCAGGATGGTGAAAGCATCCCCAACAGTCAAACTTCCTTAGCTGTAAGTATACAACAGCAGGGAAAAGCATCTGTCAAGACAAGGAAACAAATAGTGAGTTTGGTTAATGGGGAAAGAACTCTAAGTCTCTAAGATGACAGCAATCCCTGTGAGCTGACCACTGGAAGGTCAGGAGCATAGAACAGACAGTCGGCAAGTACGTCGGCTAGAGATGAAATATCATGGATGACCTTTATGCTGATCTTGAAATGATCACTGAACCTGATTAAATAGAGTACTAAAATGAGACAGGAGTTCATGACATCTAAAGTTGTACCCTCTTTTATAAGGGATATGAGGAGGGTGAAAACGAGAAAATTTGTCTTCCTTTGACAAAGAAAAAGCCTGGTCTGGAAATGCTacgattatttttttctttctagcaaGCTAGTTGATGTAATGGACAGAATGTAGGATCTGGAGCCAAGAAGATCCAGGTTTGAtttctgcctcaaacactttcttAGGTACGTGACTTTTAATCTCTCAGAGCTTCTGTTTCCCTATCAGTAAGACAGGGATGACAATAGCACTTACTTTGTAGAGTTGTGAGGTtgaataaggtaatatttgtaaagttctttgtactTGAAGTGATCTACAAACAGTAGCTATTACTATTAGGATTGTTTGCACCTGAACAGCACAATCCCTGCCTGGAGCAAATGACAAAATACATTCTTGAGTCAACTTTTTAATCTAGGGCCAATTGGAAAGGCTTCCACCCAGTTAATGGTAGAAAGGACACAGGCCATTTGGTGGCTTCCTCCTTCTCTTAATCCTTTTAGCTAAGTAGGTGCAATGGTCATTTATACCTATGTTGTTCAAAGAAAAGCACTCTTAGTTTGTTTAAAGTCAGTGCCCTGGAAAAAGCTCCCATCACCCTTCCTATCTATAGCTTTGGATATAATTCTAGTAATTTCCTATTATTCAGAAGGGATACATACTACGTGAGtatgtgatttctttggtgtttttaatgaggaaaaaagtAATATTGTCTTTTATCGGAATACTGGGAGACAGCAAATAGCCTATTTGACCAAAGTCGTAAATAGGCAAATATAtagtaaaatataaatatgatataataataaataattgtaattatgtaatataaattacatattatattatgtatatgtattatacgttatataatataatgtaatgtataatatattatattaagtatatatttatatatcatataaataatataattaataatataatgtaatataatataacataatataatatgactaatgatatgatatatgatataatataatataatgtgttatattatgattatattacaataattctatcaaaaattaatataatatatgatatgatataatatgtaatataatatagtaatgtaattaatgtaatagaatattctgttatgtaattatattattataatattaaaattataagaataattataatgtaataataataaaaatataaagtgaaataCATTTTACTTTAATGACTAACGAAGCCAAAGGGCACTTCACTGATATTAAATCCTTATGAAGAACACACAAGGACAATGAAGTCACTGAATTTTTAGTGTCAATCAGgtagttagtcaataagcatttattaagtacttactgtatacTGAGCACTGGGCTGTTAGAGACACACAAAAAGGCACAACTATAATGCCTGACACCTCGAggaggagacagcatgtaaaAATTGTACAGACAAGGTATTCacacatttttcagttgtgtcctactccctatgaccccatttggggtttttctggtaaagatactagaggggtttgccatttccttctccagctcattttacagaggaggatgaggcaaacagggtgaagtgaattgaccaggatcacacagctagtgtctgaggcagaatttgaactcaggaagatgtcttcctgactgcaggctcagcactctgtccactgtatctTCTGGCTCTCAAGCAAGGTATAAACCGTATAAATGGAAGGCATCTCCAAGTAAAGGCACCAGCAAAGAGCCAGACTCAGGAAGCAGTAGATGAACATGTCCTCAAATCAACACAAGGCCCCCATATGCCTAAGTACTGATGAAAATGAAGGGGCAGGAGCAAGTCCAGTGCCCCTGAAAGGGCAAAATGAGTTGGGATTTTTGATTCATTTACTCACCACGATCCCACTTCCCAGAAATCCTCCAAGCTTCCAGGCCTCATCAGGAATTTTTTCAGGTGATACTCGTTGCATTccagggaaaaagaggagaatatTAAGCAATATGCTCAGCAGTGCCATATGCAGGAGCGCTATCCCCAGGCAATGAGTATAGTTTGTAGAGCACATGGTACTGACTGAGAGACGGACACTTCTCGGTTGGTAAGAAAGCAGGCCCCATAGACCAGGTAGTCTTGGAAAGTCGCCCCTTGGAAAGTTGACTTGACTGGGCTATGCCAGACCTGGCGGATGGTTTAGTTTGCTAATGCAGTCCTGAGGGGCTGGtgaggggtgagggtgggggataAGATTCTAAAGGATCTGCAAACCCTGTCCTGGAGGAATGTTGCCACTTAGACATAGGCAGGGTTCACCACAACATTCATAGGCTCTTCTTTGCCCTGGAAGCTTTTTAGTTTTCTATATCCATATAGTTGATTACCTACTGAGTGGTCACTTGGCCATCGAGTCCAGTACTTTGTATTATTATTCTGGCAATCCAGATAAGAAAATTGCATAGCTGGAACTGAAGGATGGAGCTGAGATGAGCATGACTTTAGATCTGCCTTGTGATCCACTCTTACAAGTTCATACCCTTGTCCACTatgaaacaaaacacacacacacacaaaggaaagACATGATGAGGTGGCTAGAATTCTACTCCTGAAGCTCCCTATCCTTTACTAATAGATGACAATTCTCTGTTTATGTtttgtgtctgtccttcattttcaaagaagaccataacatcagacaaatgatgacaagacttgcacttgactttgttttgagggagagagagctgtgcaaggtcaccagtctcattttcccctcctgagtcatctggatccagtgaccaggttATTCATCAGGttgagtggagatggcccaggatgcaatgggagaccttgacctttcttGGCTAAgccctattcaggtactcacttagagtgaggtgatgtccattcagtgaatagtcctctttaagaagtaatcagggaacaATTCCCTGTACTACAAAAATGAACTCCCAGATATCTTTGAGAATTCAGCAATTAAACATACCAGAAGCGGAACATCAGTATAGAGACAAAATAAACTGTCATCCACAACCACTTAGGCATGACAGTGCTCCTTAAAAACTTGCAAACAATATTTTAGTAGCTATCACCTTATTGAATATTTGTAAATGCAAACTACATGGAATGGAAAACTTGAAAATACAGAGATTGGGGAAGCAGAAAGAGGGGCCTTGTGTCTTTTCTTTGTTGTCTTGCAATTTTGATTATTTATTAAATTGTGAAATGGATGCAGGTATTCTCAATTCTTTTGGTACTCTCCAGAAAAGCCCATGATTGGCAGTGAGAAACGAGTAGCAATCACACTTGAATTAAATACAGACAGTATAGGAGCAAGAAGCCGATAAAGGGAGAGACAAATGGTGAAAAATGGTACAGAGGCAGAGAGGAAATGGGATggtgaaggaaggcaggcagTATGGGGTAAGAGAATGGATATGGGGAGAGACAAAGAGCATCACTCTCATAACCACAGACTAGAGCTGAGAGCACTCAGTAGGATGGGCCtgttggagagggaagagggggcaGGAGATTAAGGTCTCCTTTTGTAGGGTTTTTTGGGGA
This genomic interval carries:
- the LOC140510016 gene encoding transmembrane 4 L6 family member 4-like — encoded protein: MCSTNYTHCLGIALLHMALLSILLNILLFFPGMQRVSPEKIPDEAWKLGGFLGSGIVMLFPAVVYLQLRKFDCWGCFHHPAFGRSLSNVNAVIFSSIGILGSSYGLFISLLALYRGPKCFVGGDKWEYPFHKGNYLVDLKFWKDCKSPPHIVPWHLSIFIIQGLLSTTQLIICICELISGLLGTVFVSEKFPWAHREE